The Neovison vison isolate M4711 chromosome 13, ASM_NN_V1, whole genome shotgun sequence genome includes a region encoding these proteins:
- the PIGBOS1 gene encoding protein PIGBOS1, with translation MFGRLTLPQLLFASILGIAGGMYIYQPIFEQYYRDQMELKEKLKLAQESEEKKS, from the coding sequence ATGTTTGGAAGATTGACTCTTCCACAACTGCTTTTTGCTAGCATCCTTGGAATTGCTGGAGGGATGTATATTTATCAACCAATATTTGAGCAGTATTACCGAGATCAgatggaattaaaagaaaagttgaaattgGCACAAgaatcagaagagaagaaaagttaA